A part of Brassica rapa cultivar Chiifu-401-42 chromosome A05, CAAS_Brap_v3.01, whole genome shotgun sequence genomic DNA contains:
- the LOC103867554 gene encoding probable indole-3-pyruvate monooxygenase YUCCA7, protein MCTNQNTNCVSISSMLPNFTPKEDDMFSRRCIWVNGPVIVGAGPSGLAVAASLKRQEVPYIILERANCIASLWQNRTYDRLKLHLPKQFCQLPNLPFPDDFPEYPTKYQFIQYLESYATHFDIQPKFNETVQSAKYDKRFGLWRVKTVSRKGLLSSCEFEYICRWLVVATGENAEKVVPEFEGLEDFCGDVLHASDYKSGEMYRGKRVLVVGCGNSGMEVSLDLCNHDASPSMVVRSSVHVLPREILGKSTFEIGVTMMKWMPVWLVDKTLLLLTRLSLGNTDKYGLKRPELGPLDLKNTAGKTPVLDVGAFSKIKSGKIKIVPGIVKFGPGKVELVDGRVLEIDSVVLATGYRSNVSSWLKENDLAEIGIENNPFPKEWKGEAGLYAVGFTRRGLSGASLDAISVAHDIANAWKEETKQHIKSVAALHRRCISQF, encoded by the exons ATGTGTACTAACCAGAACACAAATTGTGTCAGCATCTCAAGTATGCTTCCAAACTTCACCCCGAAGGAAGACGACATGTTCTCCCGGCGTTGCATCTGGGTTAACGGGCCGGTAATCGTCGGGGCCGGTCCATCGGGCCTAGCTGTTGCCGCCAGCCTAAAACGCCAAGAAGTTCCTTATATAATCCTCGAGCGAGCTAACTGCATAGCCTCTCTGTGGCAAAACAGAACATATGATCGTCTCAAGCTTCATCTTCCCAAACAATTCTGTCAATTACCCAATCTACCCTTCCCCGATGACTTCCCGGAATATCCAACGAAGTATCAGTTTATTCAGTACCTTGAGTCATACGCAACCCACTTTGATATCCAACCTAAGTTCAACGAGACTGTACAGTCAGCTAAATACGACAAGAGGTTTGGGCTGTGGAGGGTCAAGACTGTTTCGAGGAAGGGGCTGCTTAGTTCTTGTGAGTTCGAGTATATTTGCAGGTGGCTGGTGGTGGCAACGGGAGAAAATGCTGAGAAAGTGGTTCCAGAGTTTGAGGGTTTAGAGGATTTTTGTGGTGATGTTCTTCACGCTAGTGATTATAAATCCGGCGAAATGTACCGTGGAAAACGAGTTCTGGTTGTTGGATGTGGAAACTCCGGCATGGAGGTCTCTCTTGATCTATGCAACCACGATGCAAGTCCGTCAATGGTCGTTCGTAGCTCt GTTCATGTGTTGCCGAGAGAGATTCTTGGGAAGTCTACATTTGAAATAGGTGTAACAATGATGAAATGGATGCCGGTTTGGCTCGTGGATAAGACTCTGCTCCTTCTCACCAGGTTAAGTCTGGGGAATACGGATAAGTACGGCCTTAAGAGGCCGGAACTTGGACCGTTAGATCTGAAGAACACCGCCGGTAAAACTCCAGTTCTAGATGTCGGAGCCTTTTCTAAAATCAAATCAGGAAAGATCAAAATCGTTCCCGGAATCGTCAAGTTTGGGCCCGGGAAGGTTGAGCTAGTGGATGGCCGAGTTTTGGAGATAGATTCAGTCGTTCTTGCGACTGGTTACAGAAGCAATGTCTCTTCATGGCTTAAG GAGAACGACTTGGCGGAGATTGGGATAGAGAATAACCCGTTTCCAAAAGAGTGGAAAGGGGAGGCTGGATTGTATGCGGTGGGGTTCACGAGAAGAGGACTCTCAGGTGCGTCGCTTGATGCCATAAGTGTGGCTCATGATATTGCTAATGCGTGGAAAGAAGAAACTAAGCAACATATTAAATCTGTGGCTGCTCTTCACCGTCGTTGTATCTCACAGTTTTGA